TGTTGAGCAACTCCGAAAGGTGTTTGCAGAAACTCACTTGCACACATTCACATATGCAATATAACCTCTAAATGTCTGCACATTTTTCCACTGTGCCGTTTCGGATGACAGCCTGGTGAATTGGTGTTGCGTTGCGCAAATAcgcacactcagacacacatgcTGTGATGGATGTGGCAGGTGACAAGGCCGAAGTGTCACAGAAAAGGAGTCTTAGACAGCAGCGGCCATTTTACAGCAAACTGGCCTGGCGTAAACAGAAGCAACTTGTAACCTTGTGCTCAATGATCTgagacacacacattcacaacattGCGTTACACAACTGGTATTACATAATGGTACGccgttataataaaaatattcccGTCTGTCATGTGCTGTAAGTGTTTCAGTGTCGTATTACTGTACTGCAATTAATTAAATCGTCTCTGCAGTGTCAGTTCTACTTCAGTATTTCAGTAAGCACCGCTGTGTTGCAGATGGCTTTGTACCAGAAGGAAAGTTCTGTTTCTCTGatgttgctctttcatagctcagggAACTTACAGGATATTTCAGTTATGTCTGATTGAAGTATCATGTTTGTCTTGGATATTTTTCTTGAAATTCAATAGGAGAAATACAAATAGAAACAAATGAGACAATTGCTGACATACTACATACCCCTTTGACCGAAAATAGGGGCTTGAAGTACACCCTGatattttaatctaatatttccATAATTTAACAGCATATTTGCAAGTTTATCATTCTCTGATATTGTTTACatgacaaaaagtaaaaaaataaaatatttaatcttttttaataaGCGTTtccttttgttacattttttaattattgcctTTTTATGATGTAATTATTAGTTTTTCATCAGCACATACATTTCTGCACTTTGCTGACACAATTTGCTGGGAAGTATTTGAGCTTGGCTTTTCAGAGTTTGGTATTTTAAATTGGAGAACAGTTTTAATACATTGTTGAGAGTCTTTTTTGCAGTGAAAAAATATGAGAAATCGGGAGATGTAAGCATAAGTCTGTGTTTAATTTCattttggaaaaaataataaagtattaaagtatttaaaggggtcatatgatgcgattcctttctctttggagtgttacaagctcttggtgcataatgaagatctgtaaagttgcaaagactaagtctcaaatccaaagagatattctttataaaaattaacagtaaaccactcctacctaaaacagctcattctaacacgcccccacatgtctacttcACGATGTGGGAAGGTTTGCATAACGCCACCTTAATGTTCACGCagagaaagaaggcataacttttattctcgctgttgacGCCAgagccatgttgtggagatgctgtgtgtttcgtttttttgaaagcaaaactactttgtttggccttccaaaagaggacacaactagaaatcagtggttaagttgtacctacaacactgttccagaacaattcaacccaaatattcagatgtgtgcagcacattttacagaggacaaggactgtttcctgaaagaGTAGCCTATAATACTGGTGTCTGTTTCTaaaaagtggggcaattccaactttgcaaggacagtctggcgcttatGACTCACAATCTGTAAGtgcgtttacatatttaaagaatttgccactgacgattcaaacgcaagttctgagcagtgtagagtagagcttgttgtttgtcgtttctccgatcacaaatgcagacatggttttatgtttacacggcgCAATACGCAACGCAACTCAACGCATAAAGAGAggataagtcattataatcagtaaatatgtccccactggatgcaacaaatgcctcgtctGTAATGGGTTTTTGCCTCTTCACGCCGGGACACACAGCATtacagtacagtcgtggccaaaagttttgagaattacataaatattagttttcaaaaagtttgctgctaaactgcttttagatctttgtttcagttgtttctgtgatgtactgaaatataattacaagcacttcatacgtttcaaaggcttttatcgacaattacatgacatttatgcaaagagtcagtatttgcagtgttggcccttctttttcaggacctctgcaattcgactgggcatgctctcaatcaacttctgggccaaatcctgactgatagcaacccattctttcataatcacttcttggagtttgtcagaattagtgggtttttgtttgttcacccgcatcttgaggattgaccacaagttctcaatgggattaagatctggggagtttccaggccatggacccaaaatttcaacattctggtccccgagccacttagttatcacttttgccttatggcacggtgctccatcgtgctggaaaatgcattgttcttcaccaaactgttgttggattgttggaagaagttgctgttggagggtgttttggtaccattctttattcatggctgtgtttttgggcagaattgtgagtaagcccactcccttggatgagaagcaaccccacacatgaatggtgtcaggatgctttactgttggcatgacacaggactgatggttgcgctccccttttcttctccggacaagcctttttccagataccCCAAataatcggaaaggggcttcatcggagaatatgactttgccccagtcctcagcagtccattcactatactttctgcagaagattgatctgtccctgatgtttttttttttggagagaagtggcttctttgctgcccttcttgacaccaggccatcttccaaaagtcttcgcctcactgtgcttgcagatgtgctcacacctgcctgctgccattcctgagcaagctctgcactggtggcactccgatcccgcagctgaatcctctttaggagacgatcctggcgcttgctggactttcttggacgccctgaagccttctttacaagaattgaacctctttccttgaagtttttgatgatcctataaattgttgatttaggtgcaatcttagtagccacaatatccttgcctgtgaagccatttttatgcaacaatgGGAGAATggaacaatggaagaacaatgatttcaagcatcaccctccttttaacatgtcaagtctgccattctaacccaatcagcctgacataatgatctccagccatgtgctcgtcaacattctcacctgagttaacaagacaattactgaaatgatctcagcaggtcctttaatgacagcaatgaaatgcagtggaaaggtttttttgggattaagttaattttcatggcaaagaaggactatgcaattcatctgatcactcttcataacattctggagtatatgcaaattgctattataaaaacttaagcagcaacttttccaatttccaatatttatgtaattctcaaaacttttggccccGACTGTATGTTAagtggcgtaacatttccgtcacatgcttgaggtattcaaccaatcacaatgcactgtatACGTAGCTGGCCAATCTGCATACTTTTCGCTTTTCAGAAAGGAGCAACAAAATATAAACCTTAttaaaccttaaactgcataaaaacagtgcattacaccaaatacacaaaataatgttctttttagcaacgtcatatgaactaaactaaaatgaaactaaaataattttaaatattcaagAGCTCACACTTGTGATTTTTCATTCTTGTAGGATAGAATGTAACTGGATTTTCCAATACTTTACTGGAACATGTTGGATATGgtacaaaataattttgaacaGAAATGAGAAACAAAATTACAAGTTTAAGTTTAGTTTGTGCCGAAAGTTAATTTCTAATTTGTCCTTTCCTTTGATGTTTTATATTGAACCTAGACTAGAATACACACAGAGGTGATACAACTTGACAGAAAGTGagctgattataaaaaaaaaaaaagaaacaagcaaTGTTATGACAGTGAACCTTTTGTTACCAATGTGTCAAGGTTTATTTGAGTTTTCGCCGCAGCTACTAAAAACACAAACCATGCAGCTCACACACTCACTAAGTCAACTATGCTGAGACAGGCAGAAAACAAGCGCTCACCTTCAAAAGTCATATTAAGTACAGAAAAAACTGACTATCCTTCAAACTCTCTGCAGTCTCGTCACTGGCCTCATATCGCTACCTGTGGAGGCTGGCATCAGGGCCAGCTGATGTCACAGCAGATCTGAGGCAGCTGCAGTCGTAGACGCGCAGAAATGCAGCTCAGCATTGCACCTACAGTGGGTCGCAGGAGGAGAGGAAATCCGGACAGCCAAGGTGAGCCCaacaaactcacactcacacacacattcactcttcTGAAGCAGCTGGGCTTAAGTACCGATTTCATTCATacagttttaaatgctttttgTGACTATCAATGATCTAAATCAATTATTTACATGTCACCAGAATGCAGACTGATGCGTTTCAGGAATTGATCAGTTTCACTATGTTTGTGGGAAGAAAGATGGTGCGTGTTGACGTACAGTATGTGTCCGTATGGGTGTGTATAGAGTGGTATAGAGCACAGCAAACATCACCAGCTGCCCCGGCAACAGATGGATTAGGATGGCTTTAGTTAATGTGTGTCTGATTAAAAATCTGCATGAAGCAACACAGAGGCAACACAAacgcacacaaacgcacacacacacacacacacacacacacacacacacacacacacaccccaagcTTTGCTGCATTGTCACATATACTTACTGCTTTATAGTGAAAATATTCATGCTGGTTAAGTGTCTTAAAATCTGTAAGTTAATACTTAGTCCATACAGCTTTCGTTTTTCTAGGGAGCACAAAGCTTTTTGAAAGAATATCCTATCCATTCCTTTCAatgtaatgaaagtgaatggaaaCTGGTGTTGGcaagctccaaaatgacaaaacagtaaaattatctTAAAAGACTTGCACCATCGTCAAAGACTTCTGAAGCCATAAGCTAGCTTTGTGTGAGGGAAAAGCCTGTTTGCTGACTATTCATTGATAATCTTAACATCCACACTAGATCTGTGAAGGAATCTTTCCTTTGAGTCTGATAGTTTCAATTAATACGTTGATCCAGTTCATAAAATGCATCTGAAGGATTCAATGAGTCAAAAAACTATTGACTGTAGAATATATAGTATGTTAGTTGTACGGATTACTTTATGGTGCATTTTGTAGCCCATTAATTTTCAATGAAGCCATCGGCACCCTCTTCAAATTGCCAAATTTCtttagtaatttgttttatttattctggGAACTGGAGTCCTCTTGTTAAAATGAACCATTCCTAAAAGCTAAGAAAATAGGTACACTTCATAAAAATGTAGAATAGATGCTCATCCTATTTTAAACTAGGTCCAGTCGTTGGGAGATTTCTGTCCTCGCCACTGACATAAACCCTTCTTTGTGGTTTTCTAAAGGATTGTTCTGAACACATAGGGCACATGACAGTGAAAGAACATTGTGTTTCAGTAACAGCAGTCATATGCCTATCCTGATGTGCTGACACACATTTGTCCTCAGCCAAACAAAAGGgatgagagaaaaaagagaacTTGTGCTGGAAAGATGACATATACTGAAGATTGAAGGTTGATTGGCCAAAACAGCAATTCTAGAATCATTTACAACTACATAGTTTAGAAGGATGGATTAATTATTGAGATTACACAGAATTGTGTGAGTGTGTagtagagtgtgtgtgtttgtgatgattGTATGTGTCTCTGATTACAGAGGGATCAGGGTGTTGAGGCTGGTCAGGATCAGATTTCTGAGTTCTGTAACTGCATCTGTCTGCACTCAAACTgccaaacactctcacacacatacacacacattcagcaaCGAGACAACTGGGAACATTTAAAACCGTCATATCCATTGATAGCATGTgattgtctctcacacacacagagaaacattgCTCTCTACCCTCTTCCACAGTTGCATAAAAGAGAGAGGTGATGAACAGTtggcaaatgtttgttttgtcatggcagagcagagcagaggacGTTCTCTGTTTAACTCTGAGGCACATTAAATTCCCATCATACATGTTTATTTACAATGGAAAAGCAACTGCCAGGAAACAACAAAGAAATAGCTGAATTGATATCAGTTATTGAGGTGTAGTTCTTAAATCTCATTTGCACTCACATTCAGTTGAAATATTGAATGTTGTGTGCATTTCTTTATTGATTTTCAGTAAATTGCAAGTAACATTTTGGTCTTTTCTTTGCAAAGCATGCATGTGGTTTTGGAAGACTTTGAATACAGAACACAAGTAATATAGACTTATTTTttggtgcatttttttttgtcatctttgGAGCTTCACAGCTCCAGCCTCCAATATGATAAAAAGCATTTTGGACTTTTTGTAGTATATCTTCTGTTGTGTACTAGggaggaaagaaagtcatacagttctGAAGAGACATGAAGGCGAATAAATAATGaagctattttcatttttggcaaaATAACCCATTAAGAGCGCTCTATACACAAATCAAAATAATTGAGTTTAAAAAAACAGCTAAAGGTGCTGCGACTTACAGCAACTGCAACAAAAATACTGCAGTCTTGTCTAGAGGTACGTTTGTATCACATAAGCTCCAGTttaaaaaagtgtggtaggaGCAGCAGCTACAGGTTCATTTCTGTCGAGCACTGGTCCCCTTcattaaatactgtacatgtgattCACAGTGGCACTAAATCAACACCTGTCACATCTTTCACATCAATCAAAGCAGCTTTCATGAGGAAATGATTTATATCAGTTCTTTCCGACGATATatacttttgtttttttcttttccacaGGTCTGCTAGGTGTGCTGAGTGTGTGTGCTACGTTACTGCAGTTATGCGCTGGCTGTCcttcagagtgtgtgtgtaacTCACTGGAAGCTAACTGCAGTGGGCGGAGTCTAGTATCTGTGCCCGTTCTCACTTCTCTCCCGGAGGGCACACATACCCTCCTTCTGGCCAATAACCGCCTCTCCTCCCTTCCTGTCTCTGCCTTCGCCAACCTAAGCACCCTGGAGACACTCGACCTATCCAATAACTATTTGGACAACCTGCCTTCCAGACTGTTTCGTGAGCTGAGTAACCTGAGTGATTTGAGTTTGCGTAACAACAGCCTGACGGTTTTGGATCGCGAGATATTTCGTGGCCTGACCCTGCTGCGGAGACTGGATCTGTCTCTGAACGGATTGGCCACTGTGCCCCTGGGCCTGCTGGATGAGCTGCAAGGGCTGACCTGGCTCTCCTTGGCTGGTAACAGACTTCATGCTCTGGAGAGAGCCACATTTGAGCCTCTCGTCAACCTTCAGCACCTGGAGCTGGGCATGAACCCCTGGGAGTGTGACTGCAACCTGAGAGACTTCAAACACTGGATGGAGTGGCTAATATATCGAGGTGAGGACTGCATGCTGTTTTGGTTCTCTGCTGGTGTACAAACACGTCCTTTAAGCAATAAGCCACAAGAGGCTGTGTGTTACTAGGATTTTACCttgaaaggatagttcacccaaaattgtaaattctgtcattaattactcaccctcatgtctttccaaaccagtaagaccttccTTCATCTttcgaacacaaattaagatatttttgatgaaatccaagagctttcttaccctgcatagacagcaacacaactgacatgttcaaggcccagaaaggttgtAAGATTAAtatcatcaaaatagtccattGTGACATCAATGGATCAAGCGCAATATTATggagctacgagaatactttttgtgcacaaagaaaacaaaaataacgacttaattcaacaatttcttctcttccgtgtaaATGCCCTAACAACCTTTCTGGtccttgaacatgtcagttgtgtTGCAGTCTATGCAGGGTCAAAAAGCTCTTGGAccttataaaaaaattgtaatttgcgTTTCCTAAGATAACTGAAGGACttacgggtttagaacaacatgtgagtaattaatgacataattttcatttttgggtaaactacccCTTTAAGTGTGATGTGTTCTTTGGCACAGCACAAAGTGGACTGCCTAAAACACACTTAAAATTGGTCTTCAGTGACATATTGTGCCCATAAAGCGGCAACAACAGCAATGCAGtgttcaataaataattaaaactattaatatttaaaatttgaataaacTACTCTTCCATCAAGTAATATAGTTTATTGGCATTTTACGAGGGCTTTAAACATGGCTCAACCAATGAGAATTTAGAGAgttatcagttaaaaaaaaaaacgttattaaGCCTTTTAACAGATGGCACTGTAAGCCAATGGTAAGTGCATGTACACCAGACATATTGTAGGATATGTACCCACTCTCTCCCTAATAATTTCCTGTCTATCTTTTGTCTACCTCTGGCAATGAAATGTGGCAAAACCCCAAAAATAATTGTGAAGCAGAGCTTAGAAGCCTATGCTTCTTATTCTCTTTACCTCTTGCTTTCTATTTTTCTGTCTCAATCCTTCTTCTCTGAGTCAGAGAAACTAATTTCATTCTATTTCAGAGCAGATTTGAGAGGGAGGGGGATTTGAAACAGACATGAGAGGCTGAGTCACAAAGCTTTAagcgtgtgtgagaaagagacccCAGTCATGGTGGGCTCCAATTCTcttgctctgttccaaaacctattgAGCTGCCTACGGAGGCTGCATTTTGAGGCATCATAGTTTTGCTCTTGACATGAAGGTAGGTATCTTGTTTATGCTGCCTTCTGTTTTGACCAAATTCTaaggtatgtttattttcatgagATACCACAATGCAACAAATAAGAAAATCCAAGATAGATACATTAAAATCAAGTGTGAGTCGTCTATCCTGTGCAaaacataaagaataaaataaaataattgtgtgACATGCAGAGTTACTGCCTATGTAGAGCATTCCAAATCAGTCTCATGAGGTTCCATGACAGTTAACATGATGCCTTTGAAGgcagctgcctatgtaggcagtAGGCAGTGTGGCGGCTCACTAGGTTTGGGAACAGAGCTTCTGTATGCATGTCAGGCTTATTAATTATACACCAGTAACCGCTCTTCTTCtcatacaaacacacgcacacaaattGAAGAGGAATGCTGACCCTACTAGCTGTGCAGTgctattttgctatttttgaagCAGCCATTTAAATTCATTAGAGGTGACTATTGTTTACCTCAGAGAGCTAAAATTTTGATTTATCTTTCTCTATTGCTTTGTCGTAGGTGGTTATGTCGATGCCGTTGAGTGTACACTTCCGAAGGACTTAAGGGGTCGTGACATCAGGGGCGTTCCTGTGGAGATGTTCAACTACTGTCTGCAATTGGAAGATGAGAATGGGGGCGGGTCTGGGAGCACAAAGAGTGGATCTCCACCTTGTTTTCGAGGGACAGCTGCTCCGTCGTCCGAAGTTGCAGTGGTGCGTACGGAGGCGGAGCTACCGGACTGTGTGAAGCATCGTTATCGGCCGGTCAGTGTTCGCAGGGCGATCGGTACAGTAGTGATCGCTGGTGTGGTCTGTGGAATCGTGTGTATCATGATGGTGGCTGCTGCAGCGTATGGCTGCATTTATGCCTCTCTAATGGCAAAATACCAACGAGAGCTAAAGAAGAGGCAGCCGTTGATGGGTGATGCAGAGGCAGAAGCCGACAATGAGGAGAAACATATTTCATCAGTTGCATAGGGTAATGGGGGAGAGGGGTCAGAGTTCAGAAGTCAGCCACAAATCTAAAGAACCCTTTACTGGTTGAGCTGCAAATTTGATGATCATTTAGCTGACCAGCGGAGGATTCATCATCCCTGTTTCCTGTCTCTCTGTCCTTCCTGAGACCTTCTCTGACTCTCATACTTACACTTTACTCAATCTCTAAACTTTGGCCTAAGACCTTTGACCTATTTGCCCCAGGACAAGAGGGACCACTCAGCACTTTAGAACTCCCCCACCCTCCTCCAGTGTTGAGaggatctcagcagaggaggtgTGGATGCAACTGTTCACAGTTCTGAACCCTGATATTTCTAGAGGATCGTGTGCTGTCATTAGCATTAACCTCTGTAGCAGCCCAATCATCAACCCAAACCTCAGAATCATAATTCTAATCCCAACCCCAATCCTAGACCTTTAACTCTAATCCCAACCTCTCAAAACCAATCCAAGCCCTCAACTCTAATCTTATCACTTCAATACTAACCTCAACTCTTACCATAACCATCGCCTCTAACACAGTCTACACCGGGTCACACATGCAAGTGGCACAACACATCAAAAGCCAATAACACTATGACACAATATGATCAATGCTATCTACAATGGATACATTCTGATTCATTACACCATAAACTGGTGCCCCAATTTCTGACATACTACATGGGCTTGTCCAACTTCCCGAAAAAATGACAAATTGATTTGGAATGTTGACTTTAAAGTGTCCCATGTAGACAGCCTCAATCTCGTGTCAACCGATGTGCTTGGTGTAGAAATGGTGTAATCATAAACCTCCAACTCTACAACCAAGCCTAACCTTAAATATCCAGCTCAATTCCTGAACTTTAACCCTAAATGTACAACACAAATCCCGATCGTACCATAAACCTCCTCAATCCCTAATCTAAACCCCCAGCCCTAAAACTCAGACAGTAACCCATACACTTACCATAAACCTCCATCATGAATCCTAACCCCCAACTATAACCCTAAGCCTCCAACACTAATATTAACCCCCAACCCTGATCCTCCAACATGAATCCCTACCCCTTACCATGAACCTCCATCACTAATCTGAACCCACAAACCTGTACCTCCAACATGAATCCCTACACCCTACAATGAGCCTCCATCACTAATCTGAACCCACAAACCTGAACCTCCAACATTAATCCCTACACCCTACAATGAGCCTCCATCACTAATCTGAACCCACAAACCTGTACCTCCAACATGAATCCCTACCCCCTACCATGAGCCTCCATCATCAATCCTAACCCCCAACTCTACCCCTAAACCTTCAACACTATTCTAAACCACCAAATCCTAACCCTGTAACACTGTTACCATATACATCCATGACTAATCATAACCATTCTACAATTCTAACCCTAAGCCTCCAACACTAATCTTAACCCTCAACCCTGAACCTTCTAAATGAATTCCAACCCTTACCAAAAGCCTCTGTCACCAATCTAAACCCACAACCATAAACCGCCAATGCTAATCCCTGCCCTTACCATAAATCTCTGTCAGTAATATGAACCCCATAACTCTAAATCTCCATCACCATTCCAAACATCCAACTCTTACCCTAAACCTTCAGCTCTACTCCCAACCCAAACATTAAACCCCAATACTAACTCTCTCCTCCAACCTTAATTGTAACCCTTAACCCTACCCCAGTGTGAACTTAACATCATAACCCCCACATATCATATTTGAAATATTCCCACCCTATTTATTAGCTATAATATATTAGATACAATGTGATGTGATCCCAGTTTTATGTTTATTCGTGTGAGGTTTGTCCTTTGTATTGTGTGATAATTTGTGTTGATAACATTTTGTTTCGATTACTGTTTGCTATTTCTCCATGTTCATCTCTAGAGGTCAGACGTGTTTTTGTAAGACTAGAAGAATCCAGGTGTCTATCGTGAAGTGTCTTGAAGTATCGTGAAGTGCTAATGTAGAGCAGGCTGAGGACTCTGTGATGTTAGTGGAGGGTGGCAGATTGTGGCTACTGGAACTGTTAATTACACCTTGGTGGCTAATGATGCACAGTGGCCCTACAGGATAGCTGCCCTCTAAACAAATCCAGAAAGACAATAGCTGAGGTGGAAATAAACCTTCTCTTTATTAAGATAGACTTTTCTGTGCAATATAAATCAATGTCTTTGTTGATATGTTGTTTAATTCTGGAATAGGATGTCATATCTGATTTAGTCTGATCTTTTCTCTTGGGCTGGCAATGGAGGAGAATCGATTGCGCCTGTGTGATCAATTTTCTGCTTGTGGACCAATTTGCATAATCCGCTTTTCCTTGAGGGCAGAAATTGtttagactaaatatttcagataaatttgaCTTAAACTTTCAGAAGCCCACAGATATTATCAATATAAGCTTTTCTGCAGCAATCAACCTCAGTGACTGGACGAAAAAAGGGAAAGAAGGCTGTCAAAAACTAGCTGCACATTGGTAACATGAACCAACATAGAGTCATAATGTTGCCAATGACGTCAAGAGTAACGTCATCATTGAATGTCTTGCACAATGCTGCCATCTATAGGAAGGATGTACAGTAGGCACAAGGGTGTGGAGCAAATATCACACCACCTCATCAGGATTTAGGAGATGCTCTTCCGCTGTAACTATAGCAACAATCTTTCCAACACTCTATTCATTACCAATGCAAATTACTGGTGAGGTTGCTGGCAAAAAGTTGTAAATCAAAGTACAACTAATTTGTGTGCTAATACCCACACCAGCAGTTAATTGTCCAGGACTTTGTCTCTGTGTTCAGTGATATTTGCAGCCATAAGCTGAGTATATATAAGTACAGATATACATTTATTCAAAAGTATgttgaatatatgtatatatattttaatctgtgTCTTACAAATTATTTATGGACAATAACTTGATTGCAAAAATAGAGTATCTTTTCCCTGTGTTTCCGGTGCAAACTCCTTTAGTAGAGGAACTCTTAAAAATCCGTTGTCAGAGAATTCAGAGAAAACTCATGAATTATTAATGAGAGGAGTTTCATCTAATGGTTGCGGTCTCTCCTGCCATTACGGTTCATTTAGCTCTTATTTTATGCAGCATGTGTCAAAGGCCTGTACTCTGCACGGGGCGACAAAACACATACCCTGTATCCTTAgttatgaaaagaaagaaaaaaaaagacaaaagcacttTTGCCACTGATGGACTAATACTTTCCTGTCAAGTTGCACTTATTGCGAATATTCTCAAAAGTGAGCACATGCTTGTTTACTGACGATGTCAACAATGCGGTCAATCTGAATATAAACCGACAGAGCAGTCATGATGTAATGTCAGTGGATATGAAGGGCGGTTTATAAATGAGCAATGACTCAGCTGGGGTGTGTCTACTCTGTCCTGGCCTTACCTATAAGAGCAGGGATACAACACAAACTTCACTACGCACCCTCGCTAAATAAAGGCTTTGTAAATCCCAGTTCATGGATGAAAGTAAAATCAATTTGCCCATTTGACTGAGCTGAAAGAATCTTCAAGATCATTATGAAGTTTCGGTTAAATATCTTATTGCTTATTGATGTGACCCTTTCTTCACTTGACCTTTTTTCTAAGAATGACATGAGAtccttatttatatttttgcttgATAAAAATCAGTTGGAAATATGATTTGTGAGCTGTGATATAATTCtgtgttaaaaatgaataaagaatgTATTTCCGTAATTGTTGAAGTGTAAGATTCAGCAA
The DNA window shown above is from Carassius carassius chromosome 26, fCarCar2.1, whole genome shotgun sequence and carries:
- the lrtm2a gene encoding leucine-rich repeat and transmembrane domain-containing protein 2; this encodes MQLSIAPTVGRRRRGNPDSQGLLGVLSVCATLLQLCAGCPSECVCNSLEANCSGRSLVSVPVLTSLPEGTHTLLLANNRLSSLPVSAFANLSTLETLDLSNNYLDNLPSRLFRELSNLSDLSLRNNSLTVLDREIFRGLTLLRRLDLSLNGLATVPLGLLDELQGLTWLSLAGNRLHALERATFEPLVNLQHLELGMNPWECDCNLRDFKHWMEWLIYRGGYVDAVECTLPKDLRGRDIRGVPVEMFNYCLQLEDENGGGSGSTKSGSPPCFRGTAAPSSEVAVVRTEAELPDCVKHRYRPVSVRRAIGTVVIAGVVCGIVCIMMVAAAAYGCIYASLMAKYQRELKKRQPLMGDAEAEADNEEKHISSVA